Genomic window (Nitrospirales bacterium LBB_01):
CGGAAAGTTATGTTATCCAAACGAAGCTCAAGTAGTTGAAGTAAAAGCTCACCGGTTATTCCGCGCTTTTTCCCTGCTTCTTTGAAATACCTCCTAAACTGCCGCTCCAAGAGGCCGTAAGCTAACCTGACCTTCTGCTTTTCCCTTAACTGAATAGCATAGTCAGAGAGTTTACCCCTTCTTAAGCCGTGCTGCCCAGGTGCCGTCTTTCTCCTTTCCATTGAGCACTTATCTGTGGTACACCTGTCTCCTTTAAGAAACAGTTTCTCATTGTCCCTGCGGCATAGTCTGCAAAGTGGTCCTGTGTATCTGGCCATATTACACTCGCCTCCTTTTTGGAGGTTTACATCCGTTATGAGGCACCGGAGTTACGTCCTTTATTAAATTAACATCAATGCCTGCCGCCTGTATGGCTCTTATAGCTGATTCACGACCAGCTCCCGGTCCCTTTATAAAGACGTCTATCTGTTTCATTCCCATCTCTATGGCCTTTTTTGCCGCCGTCTCCGCCGCTATCTGAGCCGCATAGGGCGTTCCCTTTCTTGATCCCTTAAAACCCAGACTGCCTGCAGATGACCACACCAACACATTGCCCGAGGTATCGCTTATCGTAACCAGAGTGTTGTTGAACGTTGTCTGCACATGTGCTATTCCGCTGGCTACGCGCTTTTTTTCTTTCTTTGGCCCTTTACGCTTTCTCGGCGGCATTATTTACCTCCTTTTTTCTTGATTGCTGATTTAGTAGGACCACGTCTTGTTCTTGCATTTGTCTTAGTTCTCTGCCCCCTCACAGGCAGTCCCAGTTTGTGTCTTAACCCTCGGTAGCAGCCTATATCCATTAGCCTTTTGATGCTCATAGAGACTTCTTTTTTTAAATCCCCTTCTACCTTATAGTCTCTGTCTATCACTGCCCTAAGTTTAGCCACGTCATCTGGTGTCAGGTCATTTACCCTCGTGTCGGGGTTTACGCCGGACTCTTTAAGTATCTTTCTGGAGGTTGGTCTCCCTATTCCAAATATTCTGGTTAAACCAATCTCCACTCGCTCTTTTCTGGGTAAATCCACTCCTGCTATTCTTGCCATCTTATTCCCTCACACTTAACCTTGCCGTTGTTTGTGCTTTGGTATCTCACATATCACCCGCAACACACCCTTGCGCTTTATCAACTTGCACTTTGAACATATTGGCTTAACCGATGCCCTGACTTTCACTATATATCCCTCCTTAACGACGTCTGACATGACCTATCACTCATAAGCTCACTGTCCTTTACGCCTGTAAATTATTTGTACCTGTACGTAATCCTGCCCTTTGTCAAATCATACGGTGACAATTCCACTAAAACCTTATCACCGGGAAGTATCTTTATGTAGTGTATCCTCATTTTACCGGAAACATATGCTATCACAACCTGTTTATTTTCTAATTCCACCCTAAACATTGCATTTGGCAACGCCTCCTGTATTGTGCCCTGCACCTCAATACTATCCTCTCTGGTTGATTCCTTTACCTCATCAGTTGCCTTTTTATGCTTATCGCTTCTTGATTTTTTATAAAATTTCAATTTTCCAGCACCGTTAATACCTCCGGTTCTCCTTCGGTAACCAGTACCGTGTGTTCAAAATGTGCAGACAGTGTACCGTCACCAGTAACTGCTGTCCAACCGTCCTCAAGTACCTTTACCTCGTACCCGCCGATGTTTACCATAGGTTCTATTGCTAAAACCATCCCACGCTTAAGCCTGGGTCCCTTATGCGGCGCACCGTAGTTGGGTATCTGAGGCTCTTCATGAAGATCTCTGCCAACCCCATGCCCTACAAATGTCCTTACCACTGAGTATCCGTTACCTTCAACATAACTCTGAATCGCATGTGATATGTCTGACACCCTTTTGCCAGGTACTGCCTCTTTGATTCCCTTATAAAGAGACTCCTCTGTAACCGCTAACAGTCTTACTGCCTCCTGTTTAATCTTTCCAACAGCATAGGTCTTAGCTGCGTCCCCAATGAAGCCCCTATAAACGACTCCGATGTCAATACTAACTATATCGCCATCCTTAACCGTTCGCTTATGAGACGGAATGCCGTGCACTACCTCATCGTTTATAGAAACACAGAGACTCGATGGATACCCCCTGTAGCCTTTAAACGCAGGAATTGCCCCGTGTTTTTTTATTAAACTCTCTGAAAACAATTCCAAATCCTTAGTTGTTATTCCCGGTTTTATAAAATCTCCAATGTTTGCCAATATCTCAGCTACGATTTTAGATGCCTTTGATATTTTTCTAATTTCATCATCTGACTTTATTATTATCACTTAAGCCTTGCTTCAGCTATCCTCTTCGTCCTTTTAGCTTGCCCTTTTTAAGAAGGCCGTCGTACGATCTGGTAAGAAGGTGCGACTCTATCTGTGATACCGTATCAAGCGCTACTCCTACCACAATCAGAAGCGACGTGCCGCCAAAATAAAACGGTACCCTAAACTTGCTTATCAGTATGCTGGGCAGCACACACACTACAGACAGATATATGGCGCCCACAAATGTCAGTCGTGAAAGCACCCTGAATATATAATCAGATGTGTTTTTACCTGGACGTATTCCTGGAATGTAACCTCCATACTTTTTCAGATTATCAGATATATCCACAGGATTAAACACTATTGCCGTATAAAAATAGCAGAAAAACACTATCATCATCACATAAATTAAGTCATGGAGGGCGGAACCAGGTGTCAGCTGCTTAGCAAACGCCTGCACCCAAGGCACTGCAATAAACCCTGCTATTGTCGCTGGAAACATTATTATCGAGGATGCAAATATCGGAGGAATAACCCCTGATGTGTTAATTTTCAGAGGCAGGTGGGTACTTTGACCACCATAAACTTTGCGTCCAACTACCCGTTTTGCATATTGAACCGGTAGTTTCCTCTGTCCTCTTTCCATATAAATTATGCCAGCTATTACGGCTACCATCATGGCAACCACAATCAAGAGCAGTATAATTGACAGCTCTCCAGCCTTTATAAGCCTGCCTGTGGTTATAATTGCATTGGGAAGCCTTGCGACAATTCCTGCAAATATAATCAGGGAAATCCCGTTACCTATGCCTCTTTCAGTTATCTGCTCTCCTAACCACATGATAAAGGCCGTGCCTGCGGTAAGCGTCAGCATGGTTAAAATCCTGAAGGCCCATCCCGGATGCTGTATGAACTGTCCGTTAGCCATAGTTTCAAGCCCCACGGATATTCCAAACGACTGCACCATGCTGATTAAAACTGTGCCGTAACGAGTGTATTGCGTGATTTTCTTTCGCCCCTCCTCGCCCTCCTTTGCAAGCTTTGCAATGGCAGGGATTACTACCGTAAGGAGCTGAAAAATGATGGAGGCGCTGATGTATGGCATTATACCAAGAGCAAAAATCGTAACTCTGGAAAGGGCGCCGCCTGAAAACATATCAAAAAATCCCATAAGGGCGCCGCCCTTATCGGTGAGAAATTTGCTTAACTGTTCGCCATTTATACCTGGTGTGGGCACATGTGCGCCAATTCTATAAACTATAAGAAGAGCAAAGGTAAATAGTACCCGCTTTTTTAACTCCTCTATTCTGAGTATGTTTTTGAAACTTGAAAGTGCTCCCAATATCTATTCCTCTGACGGGGCTATAGCTGTACGGCCTGTCCGCCGGCTTGTGTTATTTTTTCTTGCGCTGTTTTACTAAAAACATTAGCCACTACCTTCACTGGCCGTGTCAACTCACCTCTACCTAACACCTTTAAACCGCTGTGGAATTTCTTTATAATCCCCCGCTCAAAGAGCACCTCTGGAGTTATCTCGTTTAAATCCACAATCGAATCAATATCGTCAACATTTATGATTCCGTACTCTGTCTTAAAAGGAATATTCTTAAATCCTCTCTTAGGAAGTCTTCTCTGAAGCGGCATCTGACCGCCTTCAAAGCCTAATCTTTTACCAGCTCCGGCACGAGCCTTCTGTCCCTTATGCCCCTTACCCGAGGTCTTGCCACGCCCAGAGCCCGTACCGCGTCCTATCCGCTTTACGTTCTTTGTGCTGCCCTCAGCCGGGCTTAACTCATTTATATTCACTCTATAGCCTCCAAATGTCTCTTTCTTACACCAACGAACAGGTTTTTTCCCTGCTGCCGATAACTTTAACCCTTCAATACCTCTACCGAAAGCAGATGCGACACTTTGCGAATCATCCCTCTTATGGAAGGAATATCCTCTTTAACAACAACCATGCCGGGCTTTCTTAACCCAAGCGCTGCCAGTGTTCTTCTCATTTGCTCAGTTAATCCGGCATAACCCCTCTTTTGCGTTATCTTGTACATCACTTACCTGCCTCTTTAGCATGATAATTTTCGTCATTACGCCCACGCAACTTCAACACCGCCTCGGTATCTTTTAACTTTGTCAGTCCATCTACAGTTGCTCCGACAGCGTTAAAAGCATTTGTGCTGCCAATCGACTTAGCCACCACGTTATGAACACCTGCTACCTCTAAAACCGCTCTCACCGGGCCTCCTGCTATTAACCCAGTTCCCTCTTTGCCAGGATTTAACACAACCATCCCCGAGCCGCAATACCCGATTATTCTGTGCGGTATAGTGCCGTCTTTAACAGGAAACTTAAGGAGTCCCTTTTTTGCCTTCTCAACCGCTTTCCGTATAGCCTCAGGCACTTCATTAGCCTTACCCTTGCCTACTCCCACGATTCCGTTACCATCTCCCACAACAACAAGAGCGCTAAATGAAAACCTGCGACCACCCTTTACGACCTTTGCCACTCGGTTTATAAAGACCACCTTTTCTTGTAAGTCCAAATCCTCGTGCTCTATTCTACCCACTATACCTCCAGTTTAATTTTGGCGGTTCAATTTTGAATTAAAACTCAAGTCCTGCCTCTCTTGCCGCCTTTGCCACAGCCTCAACCCTGCCATGATACTTAAATCCACCTTTATCAAACACTACCTTTTGGATTCCCTTGTCTTTAGCCCGTTTGGCTATGATGTCTCCTACAAGCCCAGCAGATTTAACATTGCCCTTGTGGTTTGGCAACTGTCTAATTTCCTTCTCCAACGTTGAGGCACTGACAAGCGTGCGCCCTGCTGTGTCATCTATTATCTGGGCATACATATGGTTTAGGCTTTTATAGACGGTAAGCCTCGGCCTTTCTTGGGTTCCAGTCACCTTCTTTCTTACCCTTAAATGCCTTCTTTCTCTTAATTCTATCTTATCTCTGTTCAATTTCTGCCTAAGCCTCCTTTGTAACCCATCACTTCGTACCAGTCTTACCAGGTTTTACCTTTATAACCTCTTCAGCATACCGTATGCCCTTACCCTTATACGCATCAGGCGGTCTTATACTTCTTATATCTGCCGCAAACTGTCCCAGCAATTCCTTATCTATTCCCATCAGAACCAGTTTAGTCTGCTTTTTATCGACCTCGGCAGTAACTCCAGTTGGCAGCGTCATCTCCACAGGATGCGAATACCCAACAGCAAACTCTATCTTATCACCTTTAACCTGCGCTCTGTACCCAACGCCAACAAGCTCCATATTTCGTACAAACCCTGCGGAAACACCCGTGCACATGTTGCTGATGAGGGTCCTTGTAAGCCCGTGAAGCGATCTGTGGTCTTTGCTGTCGCTTTGACGCTCTACAGTCAGAGTGCTGCCAGATAGTGTTAACGTTACCCCCTCAGGCCGCCGCCAGTTTAGTTTCCCCTTTGGACCGGTCACAGCCACATTGGCACCATCTATCTTAACCACTACACCTGATGGTATATCTATCGGTTTCCTTCCTACTCTTGACATCTTCTCATGTTCTCCCTGTCAAATTCTCCATGTAAAACCTAGGGCTTTACTATCCCCGTTGGTATTTACCAGATATGGGCAATGACCTCACCGCCCACCTTCTCCTGCCTGCTTGTGTTATCAGTTACAATTCCCTTAGGCGTACTGAGTATTGCTATTCCTACGCCTCCCATAACACTTTCCACGTCCTTGTAACCCCTATATACTCTGCGACCTGGGGTGCTGACTTTCTGAAGCCCTGTTATTACGCTTTTGTTTTCCACATACTTCAAAGACACTCGCAACACGCCCTGTTTTTTATCTTTTAATATCTTATAAGCCCTTATAAAACCCTCTTCTTTTAATAATTTTGCTATTTCCAGCTTGATTCTGGACGCCGGTATATCCACCTTTTCCGCCCGTATCATTATGGCGTTTCTAACTCTGGTCAGCATGTCTGCTATCGGATCTGTCATCATGATCTAATTACCCCTACCAACTTGATTTTATCACACCGGGAACTTTGCCCTGTAGTGCCAACATTCTAAAACATATACGGCAAAGGCCGAATTTCCTTAAATACCCGCGAGGCCTACCACACACCTGGCATCTATTGTATGCCCTCACTTTAAACTTAGACGGCCTCTTGCACTTTTCTCTCATACACGTCTTTGCCATTTACCCTCCAATTCCATCATCTCACACATGCCCTCACTCATCAGTCTCTAAAGGGCATTCCAAACTCTTTAAGCAGTGCCTTACACTCCTTGTCGTTTCTTGCTGTTGAACACACTACAACGTTAAGTCCATGCACTGTGTTGACCTTATCGTAATCTATCTCAGGAAATATAAACTGCTCTCTGACTCCTGTTGAAAAATTACCCCTGCCGTCAAAAGACTTACCGGAAATGCCCTTAAAATCCCTGATTCTTGGTAACGAGAGCGTTATAAACCTGTCCAGAAATTCATACATCATAACCCCGCGCAGTGTTACCATACAGCCTATCGGCATACCTTTTCTTAACTTAAACCCTGCTATAGACTTCTTAGCCTTCGTTACAACCGACTTTTGCCCTGAAATTGCCTCAAGCTCTTTCTGTGCTGCATCAAGCAGTTTTATATCCTGTATCGCCTCGCCAAGCCCGACATTCAACACCACCTTAGTAAGACGCGGCACCTGCATTATGTTTTTATATGAAAAGTCCTTCATTAACTTAGGCACTATTTCCTTTTTGTATTTATCCCTCATCCGAACATCCATAACGTTTAATCCATAACCTCCTTGCATTTCTTACAAACCCTGACCTTCTTACCACCCTCAAGCTCTATTGTACCTATTCTGGTTGGTTTGCTGCAACGGCTGCACAAGAGCATCACTTTTGATATGTGCAGCGGGTATTCCTTTTCAATTATTCCACCCTGTGAGTACTTTTTATTGGGCTTCATGTGCTTTTTTACTATATTGACATTTTCTATAAGCACACTGTCCTTATCGGGCAGACTCTTTATGACGCGGCCTCTTTTGCCCTTTTCCTTGCCCGTCAGCACAATCACAGTATCTTCTTTTTTTATACTAAGTCCCATTATCTCACCACCTTTAAAGCACCTCTGGTGCAAGTGATATTATTTTAGTAAACTCTTTCCACCTTAACTCCCTTGCCACAGGACCAAATATACGAGTACCTACAGGTTCAAGTGCCGCATTGATTAAAACCGCTGCATTTTGTTGGAACCTGATATATGTGCCGTCTGCCCGTCTTGTCTCTTTACGTGTTCTGACGACAACCGCTTTGGCAACCGATCCCTTTTTCACGTTACTTAGAGGTATTGCCTCCTTAACGCTTACAACAATTATGTCGCCAATACGGGCATACCGCTTCTTATATCCGCCAAGCACCTTTATACACTGGACTTTTTTGGCACCTGAATTATCAGCGACATCCAAAACCGTTTCAACCTGTATCATCAGCGTGCTCCTTTTTGTCTTGTTTATTCACTACTACCCAGCGTTTTGTCTTACTGACTGGCTTTCCCTCCATCACCGACACTCTGTCGCCAATCTTACACATGTTCTGTTCATCATGCGCTTTGACCTTTAACGTGTGTTTCATCGTCTTTTTATAGCGCGGATGCTGGTAGAGGGACGTTATGGCAACTGTAACAGTTTTGTCCATCTTATCACTAATCACATCTCCGGTATAAAGCTTCTTAGGCATTTCCTTTTCCCGCCTTAAGTTGTGTTTTTATTGTCAACACCCTTGCAATGTCCTTTCGTACGGCTCTGCAGCGCATCGGGTTTTGTATCTCGCCTGTTGCGCTTTGAAACCTGAGATTAAATAGCTCTTTCCTCAGTTCCCTTTCCTTTGTAATAAGCTCCGTTTCTGTCAAGGATTTTAATTCTGCCGCTTTTTTCAAACCACAGCCTCCTCTCTACGCACAAACTTTGTTGATATTGGAAGCTTAAACGAGGCAAGCCGCATGGCTTCTTTAGCCGTCTCCTCGGTTACACCAGATAATTCATAGAGCATCCTGCCTGGTTTTACCACTGCTACCCAGTACTCAAGGTTACCCTTTCCCTTACCCATTCTTGTCTCAGCAGGTTTTTTAGTTATAGGCTTATCAGGAAAAATCCTTATCCAAAGCTTACAGCCTCTCTTTGCGTATCTCGTAATGGCAATTCTTGCAGATTCAATCTGTCTGCTGGTTATCCAGCCCGGTTCAAGAGCTTTAAGACCAAACTCACCGAATGAGACATCGCAACCGCGGTAAGCCTTACCATTCATGTTACCTTTCATCATTTTTCTGTATTTTACCTTTTTAGGCATCAACATGTCGTTTACTCCTTACCTCTCATTATCCCCATCAGGCTGCACCCTTTGTCTCAGGGAGCACATCTCCTTTATATATCCAAACCTTTACGCCGATTATTCCATAAGTTGTTTTTGCGCGTGCCGTGCCATAGTCTATATCAGCTCTGAATGTGTGAAGCGGCACCCGCCCTTCTTTATACCATTCAGTGCGTGCTATTTCTGCTCCTGAAAGCCGCCCTGCACACGCTATCTTTACCCCCAGAGCGCCAAACCTCATAGAGGACAGCACAGATTTTTTCATTGCTCTTCTGTATGCCACACGCTTTTCTATCTGCATCCCAATATTTTCAGCTACCAGTTGAGCGTCAAGCTCTGGTTTTCTAATTTCCTTTATATCAATGCTGACTTGCTTTGTTATAGATGATTCGATGGCTTTTTTAAGGTTTTCAACCTCTGCACCCTTCTTTCCTATGATTATACCAGGACGTGCTGTGTGTATTATTATCTTTATCTTTTGCCCTGCACGCTCTATCTCAACCTTACTTATTCCCGAATGATACAACTTTTCCTTTATATACTGTTGCAACTTTAAATCCTCATGCAACTGCTGGGCATAAGCACTTTTACTGTACCACTTAGAGTCCCACGTCTTTATAATTCCAAGTCTGTTACCTATGGGATGTGTCTTCTGGCCCAAAAGCCACCTCCATCACTCTGATAGAACCACTGTTATGTGGCTCGTTTTTTTCTTTATTACATTTGCCCTGCCCATAGCCCGTGGCATAATGCGCCTCATCATTGGTCCCTCATCGACATACACACGTTGAAGCTTCATGTTTTCCGGATCGGCAACGTCGCTCTGCTCAGCATTTGCCATTGCAGATTTCAGCAGTTTCTTAATAAGCACTGCCCCTCTGTAGGGCATATACTCTAACATCGTCATAGCCTCACTTGCCTTCTTTCCAGCTATCAGCCTAACAACCCGCCGTGCCTTCTGAGGTGTAATACGCGCATACCGTAATAGTGCTTTTGATTCCATATTATCTATTTACCCTTCACCGATGTAGATTTTGCTGTTTTTGCGGATTTATCCGCTCCGGAGTGTCCCTTAAATGTACGCGTCGGGGAAAACTCTCCTAGCTTATGTCCTATCATATTTTCAGTTACATATACCGGTATAAACTTTTTGCCGTTATAGACGGCAAACGTGTAACCGATAAAGTCAGGCACTATAGTTGAGCGCCTTGACCATGTTTTGACAATCTTCTTTTCGCCGCTTTCCTGCAGCTTGGTTATTTTAAGCAACAGCTTTTCCTCTACAAACGGACCTTTTTTAACTGACCTGGGCATACCTGCTCCCTCTTATTTCCTTCTCCTGACTACAAACTTGTCAGTGCGCTTGTTTTTCCTTGTTTTAATTCCCTCTGGCGTACCCCATGGTGTACATGGTGGTCTGCCGCCGGAACTCTTACCCTCGCCACCACCCAGCGGGTGATCTACCGGGTTCATGGCAACACCTCTGACTGTCGGTCTTTTACCTTTCAGCCTGTTTCGCCCTGCCTTTCCAATCGATATATTCTCATGCTCGGCATTGCCAACCTGCCCTATAGTTGCCATACACTCCATAGGTACGAGTCTTACCTCACCACTGGTTAACTTCACCTGAGCATACCCTCTGTCCTTAGCTACTAACTGCGCCTGTCCTCCTGCCCCTCTTACTAACTTACCGCCCTGGCCAGGTTTTAACTCAACATTGTGAATTACCGTACCTACTGGAATATCCTTTAGTTTCAGTGCATTACCTGGCTTTATCTCAGCCTCAGAGCCGCTCATTACGTCATCGTTGACATTTAAACCCATGGGCAAAATTATGTAGCGTCTCTCACCATCTCTATACTTTAACAAAGCGATTCTTGCCGTTCTATTAGGATCATACTCAATGGTCTCTACCTTTGCAGCAATACCGGCCTTGTCTCTTTTAAAATCAATTATCCTGTACTGTCTCTTTGTCCCGCCGCCTCTGTGCCATGCAGTTACGCGGCCAGTGTTATTTCTGCCGCCGGTCTTTTTTATCGGCTCTGTCAGCGGCTTAAAGGGCTTATCTACAGTTACATTGTCAAAATCTGAGACAGTCTGAAAACGTCTGCCTGCCGATGTTGGTTTATATCTTCTTACTCCCATTTAAACACCTTCTATGAAGTCTAACTTTTCGCCCTTACCAAGTGTAACTATGGCCTTTTTTATCGTCTGCGTCATACCGATAGACTTACCATACTTTTTCCACTTGCCAGGCTGTGTTATTGTTGACACTTTAACCACCTTAACCTTAAAAATCTCCTCAAATGCTCTCTTTATCTCTATCTTATTTGAAGACATATCTACCTCTATCAGGAGTTTACCGTTTAGCTCCTTTATAAAGGTGCCCTTTTCCGTAAACATTGGCCTCTTAATTATTGTGTATGCGTCCTTCATCGTTTAACCCTTTTACTGTATTTAGTGCGTCTTTTGTTAATAACAAAAATTCGTGATTTATTATATCGTAAGTGTTGATGTCCTGTACTCTAACCACTTTAACTCCCACTATGTTTCTTGAGGAAAGCACAAGCGAGTTGTCTTTTTCGGGCACAACTATCAGCACCTTTTTATCCACAAGTCCTATGTTTTTTAAAATCTCCACGACATCCTTCGTTTTAGGTTTCGTTATCTGAAAAGCGTCGAGTATAAAGATATTACCTGAGCTGCTTTTTTCTGACAAAGCAAGTCTTACTGCAAGACGACGCAGCTTCTTATTAACTTTGTAGGAATAATCCCTTGGTTGCGGGCCAAAAACAGTTCCACCGCCTTTCCAAAGCGGAGACCTTATACTGCCATGCCTTGCTCGCCCCGTATGTTTCTGTTTCCACGGCTTTTTTCCACCGCCTCTTACCATGCCTCTGGTCTTTGTCGCATGAGTTCCCTGCCTCTGATTTGCTAGATAATTCTTCACAACATCATGCAAAATATCGGGTCTGGATTCAAGGCCAAAAACATCTTCAGGCAATGCCGTACTTTCCAGTTTATTATTACTTCTGTCTCTTATTTCAATCTCTAACATATCCGTTTAGCCCTTGTCATCTTAAGTTGCAGGCTTTAAAAACCCTTCCTTATTTCCACTATATCACCCTTTGCTCCGGGCACTGCACCCTTTATTATCAACACATTCTGCTCAGCTCTCACACCCACTATCGTAAGGTTTCTGACCGTTACCCTCTCTGAGCCCATGTGTCCAGGCATTCCCTTATTTTTCCACACTCTTGATGGAAATGAACTGGCGCCGATTGAGCCAGGTGCTCTGTTAAACATCGAGCCGTGACCGCCAGGACCTCCTGCATAATTATGTCTTTTCATTACTCCTTGAAAGCCTTTCCCTTTGGACACTCCTGCTATCTTTACCAAATCTCCTGCTGCAAATCTCTCCACTGTTACAAAATCTCCAACTTTTAGCCCATCTATTGGAAACTCTCTGATTATCTGCATAGGTTTTAAACCTGTTTTCTCAAAAATTCCCCTCATAGGTTTGTTAGCCTTTCTTGTCTCTATAAAGCCAACCTTTACAGAATCATAACCATCCCTTTCAGCGGTTTTTATCTGGATAACACTACATGGACCAGCCTCTATCAAGGTTACCGGTACAACATTACCTGTCTCTGTAAATATCTGAGTCATTCCCAGCTTTCTGCCTATTATACCAGTCTTTTCAGTGCTCATAGTTTTATCTCCACATCTACACCGGCTGCTAACTCTAACTGCATAAGGGCATCCACTGTCTGTTGAGTGGGGTCGTGAATATCAATCAACCGTTTATGCGTCCTTATCTCAAACTGCTCTCTGGACTTTTTATCCACATGAGGCGATCTCAACACAGTGAATTTCTGAATATGTGTCGGCAACGGTACCGGTCCTGCTATTCTTGCGCCAGTCCTGTGCACCGTGTCAACAATTTCCTTCACAGACTGATCCAACAGTCTGTGGTCAAATGCCCTTAGTTTTATTCTGATTTTTTCGTTCAAGTTCCTACTCCAAAACCTCTGTAACAACGCCGGCACCAACCGTTCTGCCACCCTCTCGGATTGCAAATCGTAGTTCCTTCTCCATTGCTATCGGCGCTATCAACTCTACTCTTATGCTTATGTTATCACCAGGCATTACCATCTCCACTCCCTCAGGCAACTCACACACTCCAGTCACATCTGTCGTTCTGAAGTAAAACTGCGGCCTGTACCCTTTAAAAAACGGCGTATGCCTGCCGCCCTCTTCCTTTGTTAACACATACGCTTCTGCCTTAAACTTTGTGTGCGGCGTTATGCTGCCAGGTTTTGCCAACACCTGACCTCTTTCCACCTCATCCTTACCAACTCCTCTTAAAAGCGCCCCTATGTTATCTCCGGCTCGTCCCTCATCAAGAAGTTTTCTAAACATCTCAACTCCGGTTACCACAGACTTTCTCGTTGCCGATATTCCCACTATCTCTACATCTTCGCCCACTTTGACTATCCCGCGCTCCACTCTGCCCGTTACCACTGTCCCTCTGCCGCTTATTGAAAACACATCCTCTATCGGCATTAAAAACGGTTTGTCAAGCGGTCTCTGTGGCTGCGG
Coding sequences:
- the rplC gene encoding 50S ribosomal protein L3 — protein: MSTEKTGIIGRKLGMTQIFTETGNVVPVTLIEAGPCSVIQIKTAERDGYDSVKVGFIETRKANKPMRGIFEKTGLKPMQIIREFPIDGLKVGDFVTVERFAAGDLVKIAGVSKGKGFQGVMKRHNYAGGPGGHGSMFNRAPGSIGASSFPSRVWKNKGMPGHMGSERVTVRNLTIVGVRAEQNVLIIKGAVPGAKGDIVEIRKGF
- the rpsJ gene encoding 30S ribosomal protein S10; amino-acid sequence: MNEKIRIKLRAFDHRLLDQSVKEIVDTVHRTGARIAGPVPLPTHIQKFTVLRSPHVDKKSREQFEIRTHKRLIDIHDPTQQTVDALMQLELAAGVDVEIKL